The Amblyomma americanum isolate KBUSLIRL-KWMA chromosome 5, ASM5285725v1, whole genome shotgun sequence genome window below encodes:
- the LOC144132532 gene encoding salivary cystatin-L2-like encodes MASSLVLLSVLLGAFLCCQAQLGVPGGWQKKTVAGNDEFQELAHFAISRQVQGKEFFDTVLEVTDAETQVIAGTNYRITFKTAESTCPVTQTYTKELCRPKTQTVKDTCTAVITVPLSEERFVSSYTCGAASK; translated from the exons ATGGCTTCTTCGCTGGTGCTGCTGTCAGTCCTCTTGGGTGCCTTCTTGTGCTGCCAAGCGCAGCTGGGGGTTCCGGGCGGCTGGCAGAAGAAGACCGTTGCTGGCAACGACGAATTTCAAGAGCTCGCGCATTTCGCCATCAGCAGGCAGGTTCAAGGCAAAGAGTTCTTCGACACCGTGCTCGAGGTCACCGATGCAGAGACCCAG GTTATCGCCGGCACGAACTACCGCATCACTTTCAAGACTGCCGAATCTACGTGCCCAGTGACCCAGACGTACACGAAGGAACTGTGCCGCCCCAAAACACAAACT GTCAAGGACACCTGCACCGCTGTCATCACCGTTCCATTGAGCGAGGAGCGCTTCGTCTCCTCGTACACATGCGGCGCCGCTTCTAAGTGA